tctactacctccgtttcataataatcttattttttatttttccgtgtccaacgtttaatcattcatcttatttcaAATTTGTTGGCGATTAaatctactacctccgtctcataataatcttatttttcgtttttccgtgtccaacgtttaatcattcatcttatttcaatttttttgacaattaatatttttattgttactagatgataaaatatgaataatactttatacatgactattttttaaagttttttacaaatgtttcaaataagacgaatggtcgacacgaaaaacagaaaataaagttattatgggacgaagGTAGTAATAGTCAGTTCATACAATATTTacttacaaaacattaatatatgaccTCATATGTCTTGGAGCCCATACTAAAATTAGTAAccactactcttctctctcctattatctatttaaaatatgtttatactcttctcttctctcctattttctatttaaaatatgtttataactagcttttcctctctctatttaaaatatgtttatttaaaatatgtttacagtaACACTGTACCTGCTCTCATCAACTCATGACCCTCTTCACAAGCCACGTAATGCCCGGAATTAAAAATTGTCACGCAGCTGTAGCCGGCATTCCTCCATTTGTGGCTCTTGCTCCACATGAAAAGTCTACACTTGGTTTAAATATCTCACAGCCTTTTTAATTTCCCTTGCGTACAAAATTTAGTCAAACACCCGCCGTGatgcaaacctaacacaccgaCACCTTCATTTACAGTTTCTTTTTGGGCTAATTAATAAACACATTTCAAATGAAGTTTGGAATCTGGagtgattgaaaaaaaaaagagagaatctgGCAATATATACTAGTGCATGCCACGTTTAGATAAATTTGGAGTACaaatttactaaaaataacaaatcccCAAATTGTACTTGCACTAACACCAAGGTGGTACAAAaagaagtgaaaaaatagtaagaaaaaaattcaagccTCACACTCCGAAGACGATGGTCGCTtcttccctcccctccctcgccAATTTTCGTCAAATTCaaacataaaacattttttacagCAGCCGACGGTTGATTTTGGTCTGAATTTCTACTACACTCCAacgtgaagaagaagaagaacaaaaagtaaagcaactttttttttcaactttttgcGCCCGAAAATTTTGCAATGCGGCCCCTAGGATTTTTGGCGGCTTCATCACTAGAAGGTCCACTTCCAGATCTTGACTCGGATCCTGACCTGGCACACGCGCGCGACggtggtggccgccggcggcgagggggtggTGGCCGTGTCGTCGACGGAGGCCGGGGACGGGGCGTCCGCGACGGAGAGCTTGAcgcccttcttcttcttggccggcggggccggcggcgccggggtgGCCACCTTGATGCCCTCGCAGTGCACCTGGACGCCGATTTTCTTGGTCTTGAGGCCGCCGACCTTGACGCCGGCCTTGGTCTCGAGGTCGAGAGTGATGGCGATGTCGCCGGACTTCTTGATGTCGGTGCTGGCCGTGGTGgggtcgacggcgagcgcggaggcggagacggTGGCCTTGATGACGGTGATGTTGCCGGCCTCGTGGACGAACCCGGGGACGGAGCCCTCCCCGAGCGGGACGGcgttggcggcggtggcggcggtgacggcgaagtCGTCGTAGAGGTAGACGAGCTTCTTGTTGGGGTTCTTGGCGGTGAGCGTGACGTCGATGGAGTCGGTGAGCGCGGGCGCCGTGGCGGACGACGAGAGGCTCAGCTTGTCGACGCGCGCCACGGAGAGCGTGAACGCCGGGCGGTGCGGGCGGTACAGCAGGTAGaacgcgccgccggccacggcgGCCACGAAGGCCAGCAGGAGCACGACGAGCACCGCgtagaagaagcagcagcagcagctgaacCGGCAGGAcctcccgcggcggcgcttggCCGGCGCCTGCGGCCGGTATATCGGACGCTGGTACATCTTGGGcggcccgccggcgccgttccccgccggcgccggggcctGCGTGCTGGGCTTGCCATTGGAAGACATTTCctctgccgctgccgccgccgccgccggcgagctcggaGAGGAAGGACGGAGTTGCAGCTTGCAGTGGCAGCGGTGGTAGGCTTGGATTCCGGCTGGGCggagagcggaggaggaggaggagatctaTAGGAGGGGAAGGCGAGGAGAAGGTGAGGGAAAAGAGACGGCTCACCTCACGGATGGTTCGACCTCACCAAATCATTTGTTGCTGCTGCCTTTTCTCTCACTCACTctgatttcttctttttttttaaaaaaaagaattttttgtCGTCTGGTTTCGAGGAAACCTTTCCTTAATCATCATCGGTGACAGTTTGTTTCCCGGGAAAAATAATCAGCTTTGGCGCCATCCATCACATCATCACTCCGTGCAAAATTAGCCGTTTTTGAGAACGGTACTGTTTTGTTTTACAGATTTATCGGTCCGGATCCTCTCTGGAGTAATACAGAGAATTACTGTTCATGCGAGCTAAGTGAATTTAACACTGTAGCAACAGTAATTCCAGTTTGCTACTGTAGCAATAGCTATAGGGTAAATCCCGGTCATCCATTATGATCTAACGGTTGAGAGGTATACCAAATAtaaattactgtagcatcTCTGTATTTTATAATCAAATGCAGAGGATCCCATTCCAGATTTATCTACTAATATCGGTGTTtcgtattataaaatattttgatcttaTATTTATCCATGAGTCAGTAtttgtttgacatttttatgGATGATACGGTTTACAGCTTACAAGACACTGGGACTGTGGAGAcgagaaaatataattttaggatactattttaatattttgttctTAATGGTTGAACCACTAAGGAAAAATATAAAgcaatgaaatttgaatttttaaccttaaattttataaattttgagttaattttggagatttttcatcagaatttattttacaacattagcttttagatcattaagagcACTTATATAGaacttttattcacaaattaatttttatttgcaaacatgCAGACTGCCCCTGACATAACCTTACCATATTTAACCAGTCGAGTTTAGTAATGTCCTGAGCATAACTTTACCACTAGTACATAATAAACTATAGATTAGCCGCCTTTAGTATAGAACTGCAAGTTCCCTGTTCCTATTGACTTGCAGAGTCCAGAAAATCACTAACCAATTCAAAAACAAATGCCAGTAGCGTTCGTGGACGTTCGGTGAATTCGTACCAAGCGAGATTAATGGCATATTGGCATGTGGTTTTCGTTAATAatcgcaattttttttaaaaaaatcagatcatGTGATTTTCAggtttttttcagttttgagcTGATGATCCATCACGATGGCTGTTTTCGCTCAGTTTTTCaggtttttcagtttttagctAACCAAAGGTACTTATACTCCTATTCAAGTCCATGCACGCATGTTTTCGTCAGTGTACTACTCACTGTGTAATTAATCAATTCATTAACGGCGTAACCAAAATTACGTACTATAAATTCTGTCATTATCCGGaagatttattaattaattaggaggGGCTGTACATGTGTATCTCCATCCTGTGTGGTGACAAGATTTTCTCGTCAGGTACGTAGTACTTGGTTTCTTTTCTCCCTTCAATTTCTGAAGCAATTGGAGCTGTTCTTGTTCAGAGCATTTTGCATGGATGGTGGTTGGGACCGGACGAGGACGAATCACTGAATGCAAGAGACGGTGACGTGAGAAATCTCGTGCATCTATTCTCTCCCATGAATTGAGTGGATGTGTGTAAGCATTGCAAGCTAAGGACAAAATCAATACAGCATGTGAGTACCCCATCTGGCAACAGTGCATTGTGCAATGCATCAGCAATCTGGCTAATCCTTTGGCTGGACTACGGCTAATATGGTTGAAGAAAAATGAACagaacaattaaaaatagtttatggaTAAAACCTTTCTATCTGTATTATTTGTGGTTTAAAAGTTAGCGCTGAAGCATACTCTGTTacgaaaatataaaaaaaaaacaactctaaTAATATGGCCAGAGTACTGGACAGCTTCCCTTGATTTAATAATTTAGCTGTTAAGGAGGTAGCAATAATGATGGAGAGAAAGCTATAGTAACTTCTTTTGGGCAATAGAATTGAATCCAACCTCTAATATCAAACGTGTGCATATAAGGACAGGTTGAGCTAGCTAGTCTAGCTACCCATTGGCTTGCTTAAAACCTTACAACTGTAATGCTGGCCACATGAATTATCATATGCCTGTGGGGGTCTTAATTATTGGTTTAATAAACGAGGGAGCTAGCTAGTAGCCTAGTATTAGGTACTTAGGTTAGTAATGCATAGTTGCATACTGTCCATCCCAGAAAAAAATAGCTTTCTAATTAATTCCAATGCAACATTAGTAGAAAAGGAAATCATCAAAATACAACATCAGTTGGCCGATATGCCGGGAGTGTtcgataaataaaaattatcgaTTTCAGATCagtaaaagattaaaaaatataggaatttatttattttaagaagTTTAAACCAtagaaattgatttatttcgGGATCAAAACATTACTGTTCTTGATATATACTCCTGTGTGAGTGGGTGTGTGCTTACTTGTGGCTGTTGCTCCAGCTGTGCAACGCTACAAACAAATCCATTTCCTGGAAAACGCAACGCATTCCCTGCAGCTGCGGAAACTGACGTCGTACTACTGTATTACATACAGCAGGTAGTTCATCCATCCGTTTCTTCGTTTGTTCCAGTGGGGGCCGATTTGCTTCTGAATTCTTCCTGCTTGCCTCTCATTCGTCGACCGAAAATGCGTGTATACAAAATTCATCAACCGTTCACTCACTAAATGAACACATTAATTAGCATGTGTGGATAGAACATGTGCAAGCCTTTTCTGCCAATTTTACTCTACTCAAATGTAACTTATAGTTAATACATACATCAGTCCTAAAATACAGTTATTTCTACCTACATCTGGATACATAACTATATTTTGGTGGTAGAGAGGTAGTTAGTAACTTCTTAGTTAGAAATAGGTCACCAGGTTATCGgctgaaattaattaattacgcaTCACAttgccatttgttttttttttagttttgtttctaCAGCgatgttgatattttttttatgagtgCATGAGCGTAGCTGGTCTATCTGCTATTTACCTGAGACCAACCAAACATGGCCCCAGCCATTTATATTCCCTCCTTTTCTCCATAAACAAGAAATCGCTGTGAAAACGACGGACTACTCGAACTGCACCAAACACGGCCTTGTCAATGCCTACACTTTACTTGTAAACTGAAACTTTGTGTTCCAGCAATGGGTACCAGTGACTGACAAGCCTCCTGATTTGCCTAGTCACATTATTGATTGATGACGTTGCCATTAACACTGGCCAAGCAAAAAATGGAAGCTTAATTGAGTAGTACCATGCAACAGCTTACAGCTAGGCAGCCAACAGCAGTGGTTGGGataggaggaggtggcgagaGATACATCTTGATCTCCCTTATGTATGCATGGATGTTGAAACATATGTGTGTtctttagtttcttttttttgggggagCAACAGATTGTATGTTGCAGTGTAACCCTTGAGCCGTtctcataattgttttttttttctctctaccATTCAGGTTCTTTCTCaagattatattttatgaCTGGGAGGTAGATCACAGTTTCTAAGCTCCTATAGGAGTGCAGCTTGAA
This is a stretch of genomic DNA from Oryza brachyantha chromosome 1, ObraRS2, whole genome shotgun sequence. It encodes these proteins:
- the LOC102699737 gene encoding NDR1/HIN1-like protein 6, which codes for MSSNGKPSTQAPAPAGNGAGGPPKMYQRPIYRPQAPAKRRRGRSCRFSCCCCFFYAVLVVLLLAFVAAVAGGAFYLLYRPHRPAFTLSVARVDKLSLSSSATAPALTDSIDVTLTAKNPNKKLVYLYDDFAVTAATAANAVPLGEGSVPGFVHEAGNITVIKATVSASALAVDPTTASTDIKKSGDIAITLDLETKAGVKVGGLKTKKIGVQVHCEGIKVATPAPPAPPAKKKKGVKLSVADAPSPASVDDTATTPSPPAATTVARVCQVRIRVKIWKWTF